A window of the Halodesulfovibrio sp. MK-HDV genome harbors these coding sequences:
- a CDS encoding YkgJ family cysteine cluster protein yields MFVDPHDAGPDDDSAVQDTLEYLESLPQLADSDTFSFACHPKVSCFNACCRDLSMPLSPYDVLRLRQGLGLDSTTFIKEYAVIEQYPNSGFPVLFLKMTDNIEQECPFLCEKGCTVYEDRSAACRAYPLGRATHLDENGEIVEQFVVVQEDHCKGFAESKEWTAKEWLKDQGLEEYNYFADRYMSIISRFIDTDLELTQKRVQMALLAFYQLDHFKGFMEDMNLMDRVNVPEGRREKIMTDEKERLLFAMEWMELILFGTSTTLSHPA; encoded by the coding sequence TTGAATCCTTGCCGCAGTTGGCAGACAGCGACACCTTTTCTTTTGCATGTCATCCCAAAGTATCCTGCTTTAACGCCTGCTGTCGCGACTTAAGCATGCCCCTCTCCCCATACGACGTATTGCGCTTGCGTCAGGGACTTGGCTTGGACAGCACAACTTTTATTAAAGAATACGCAGTCATTGAGCAGTACCCTAACTCCGGTTTTCCCGTACTGTTTCTTAAAATGACTGATAATATCGAACAGGAATGCCCGTTTCTTTGCGAAAAAGGCTGTACTGTTTATGAAGATCGCTCCGCAGCATGCCGCGCTTATCCATTAGGCCGCGCAACACATCTTGATGAAAACGGCGAAATTGTAGAACAGTTCGTTGTTGTTCAGGAAGATCACTGTAAAGGCTTTGCCGAGTCCAAAGAATGGACAGCAAAGGAATGGCTCAAAGATCAGGGACTGGAAGAGTACAACTACTTTGCAGACCGCTACATGAGCATTATCTCCCGCTTTATCGACACAGATCTTGAACTGACGCAAAAACGTGTTCAGATGGCACTGCTCGCTTTCTACCAGCTTGATCACTTCAAAGGATTTATGGAAGACATGAATCTTATGGATAGAGTGAACGTGCCGGAAGGACGCCGCGAAAAAATTATGACTGACGAGAAGGAACGCCTTCTTTTTGCCATGGAATGGATGGAACTCATCCTTTTTGGCACCAGCACAACCCTTTCACACCCTGCGTAA
- the rfaE2 gene encoding D-glycero-beta-D-manno-heptose 1-phosphate adenylyltransferase has product MNNGIPAHPAIFRADQWDDLLTALADKRDKRIVFTNGCYDILHPGHVDILARCKAEGDILVLGLNSDASVRSLGKGDDRPVNTFAVRAYVLAHLTSVDYVVEFDEPTPFELIDAVRPNVLIKGGDWGIDSIVGKDIVENDGGEVLSLPLLQGFSTTSLIEKIRSDC; this is encoded by the coding sequence ATGAACAACGGTATTCCAGCCCATCCGGCAATTTTCCGTGCAGACCAGTGGGACGACCTGCTTACCGCACTTGCAGACAAACGCGACAAGCGCATTGTTTTCACTAACGGCTGTTACGACATCCTGCACCCTGGACACGTGGATATCCTTGCCCGCTGCAAAGCAGAGGGTGATATTCTTGTGCTTGGATTAAACAGTGATGCTTCTGTACGCTCGTTAGGCAAGGGTGATGACAGACCAGTAAATACATTTGCAGTTCGTGCATATGTGCTGGCTCACCTTACAAGTGTGGATTATGTTGTAGAATTCGATGAACCTACACCATTTGAGCTTATCGACGCAGTACGTCCAAACGTGCTCATCAAGGGTGGAGACTGGGGGATTGATTCTATTGTAGGGAAAGATATTGTAGAAAACGATGGCGGCGAAGTGCTTAGCCTTCCGCTGTTGCAGGGCTTTTCTACCACTTCACTCATAGAAAAGATTCGATCAGATTGCTAA
- a CDS encoding multiheme c-type cytochrome has product MLRRLFITWCSLLLWTGAVWSAVPADMSPEGYPAIGSGCLAGHCHSDIAPIRSHNSDMAKQIYLLGASQGDPNGCVVCHGGDPVALWERRLHHGAPKESLLTEFTTSPAAMSVVDKTCGQCHTGRVYSLRRSGMATGTGHMSAALQAWGIKPKQPVGIKTITDLDGVLPSVGTPEYQAYMVRLNRKQDGIFAERVVAVPEKKWSEIEARPELAGYKYVRSKCTSCHIGTIHSGGKDSGCAVCHLRYGKDNKLLTHSLQGTAKSKIVVNGKATSGIAFENCAQCHSEGKKIATSYAGLLRVAGAQTYRAMRDDVHHNGMNRYGNPTGGLLCQDCHSTRAMHGTGNIAVSGRVNVEVECADCHGTTEFFPWELPLGWQDEFESTPAQGDPRGTAEILPFEQQVGTVYVPEDGYLLTARGNPFGNVVRRGQAVVVHSASGISYEVPVLKKIAQRRAWKNPARAMAAKLQHPKHFESLECYSCHSAWVPQEYGTHLLVDFNTPDTFYTAQRTEQLQWRSPILGVNGEGRISPLTPLVQQDVTLVTPDDAILLRRHIFTAHTAQKNSSTIYNALHKTIEDLLVNRVDTSREETVLSVYDSAGAYAAQNVPLNDLLSASFTMAPLAPHTVTRNARPCESCHANPKALGYGDDSGFGVAAAPLKESWLQAALRSGSQTEILERDRARRMPSRRNSNISAQQVPYTQVVTRSGKALQQVGFHWALSSPLSDAQRDIMEKQNPFARMRTEYSVTEGMIMVIGKYEIDAITASAVILAIIFFVIVAAFMHTRKCKRKEGPKC; this is encoded by the coding sequence ATGTTACGCAGACTTTTTATTACATGGTGCAGTCTTCTGCTATGGACTGGAGCGGTTTGGAGTGCGGTTCCGGCAGACATGTCTCCGGAAGGGTATCCGGCAATAGGTTCGGGATGTCTTGCCGGTCACTGTCACAGCGACATTGCGCCTATTCGTTCGCATAATTCAGACATGGCAAAGCAGATTTATTTGCTCGGCGCATCGCAGGGTGATCCGAATGGCTGCGTGGTCTGTCATGGTGGTGATCCTGTTGCACTATGGGAACGTCGTCTGCATCATGGAGCACCAAAAGAGAGTCTGCTTACTGAATTTACCACAAGTCCGGCTGCCATGTCGGTTGTCGATAAAACCTGCGGTCAATGCCATACAGGTCGTGTGTACAGCCTGCGGCGTTCCGGTATGGCTACTGGAACAGGTCATATGTCCGCTGCCTTGCAGGCATGGGGTATCAAGCCGAAACAGCCTGTCGGTATCAAAACCATCACAGATTTAGACGGTGTTCTTCCTTCTGTCGGGACGCCGGAATATCAAGCATACATGGTTCGTTTGAATCGTAAGCAGGATGGTATTTTTGCGGAACGCGTTGTCGCTGTTCCTGAAAAAAAATGGAGTGAGATAGAAGCGCGTCCAGAGCTTGCAGGATATAAATATGTTCGTTCAAAATGTACGTCATGTCATATTGGCACCATACACAGCGGTGGCAAAGATTCCGGCTGTGCCGTCTGCCATTTACGATACGGAAAAGATAATAAATTGCTGACGCATTCCCTTCAGGGAACAGCTAAAAGTAAGATCGTAGTTAACGGGAAAGCCACAAGTGGTATTGCTTTTGAGAACTGTGCGCAGTGTCATTCAGAAGGTAAAAAGATAGCAACCTCCTACGCTGGGCTTTTGCGTGTGGCAGGAGCACAGACGTATCGCGCCATGCGCGACGATGTGCATCATAACGGGATGAATCGGTACGGGAACCCTACGGGGGGCTTGCTTTGTCAAGATTGCCATTCCACGCGGGCAATGCATGGAACAGGGAATATAGCTGTTTCCGGTCGGGTAAATGTTGAAGTCGAATGCGCAGATTGCCACGGCACAACAGAATTTTTCCCGTGGGAGCTTCCTTTGGGCTGGCAGGATGAGTTTGAGTCAACGCCAGCACAAGGTGACCCACGTGGCACTGCGGAGATTCTCCCGTTCGAGCAACAGGTCGGCACCGTGTATGTTCCGGAGGATGGGTATCTTCTGACAGCTCGCGGGAATCCTTTCGGCAATGTCGTCCGGAGAGGTCAGGCTGTTGTCGTACATTCTGCGTCAGGCATTTCATACGAGGTACCTGTGCTTAAAAAAATTGCACAACGGCGTGCTTGGAAGAATCCAGCGCGGGCAATGGCTGCAAAGCTACAGCACCCCAAACATTTCGAATCCCTTGAATGCTACAGTTGTCATAGTGCATGGGTACCGCAAGAGTACGGCACGCATTTACTGGTAGACTTCAACACACCGGATACCTTCTATACAGCGCAGCGTACAGAGCAACTGCAATGGCGTAGTCCTATCCTTGGTGTAAATGGAGAAGGACGCATAAGTCCGTTGACCCCGTTAGTACAGCAAGACGTAACTCTCGTTACACCGGATGATGCTATTCTCCTGCGAAGACATATTTTCACCGCTCATACCGCTCAAAAGAATTCCTCAACAATCTATAATGCTCTGCACAAAACTATCGAAGACCTACTCGTCAATCGTGTGGATACTAGTAGAGAAGAAACAGTGCTTTCCGTGTACGATTCAGCAGGTGCATATGCGGCGCAAAACGTTCCATTGAATGATCTACTCTCCGCCTCGTTCACTATGGCACCGCTTGCACCGCATACGGTAACGCGGAACGCAAGGCCATGCGAGTCATGCCATGCTAACCCGAAGGCTTTGGGCTATGGTGATGATTCCGGTTTTGGCGTTGCAGCTGCACCGTTAAAAGAATCGTGGTTACAGGCCGCGCTACGCAGCGGGAGCCAGACGGAGATATTGGAACGGGACAGGGCAAGGCGTATGCCTTCGCGAAGAAATAGCAATATCTCCGCACAGCAGGTTCCGTATACACAGGTTGTGACCAGAAGTGGAAAGGCATTACAACAGGTAGGATTTCATTGGGCGTTGAGTTCACCGCTTTCGGATGCACAGCGGGATATAATGGAAAAACAGAATCCATTTGCCCGCATGCGAACCGAATACAGCGTTACGGAGGGCATGATTATGGTTATTGGTAAATATGAAATTGATGCTATTACAGCCTCGGCAGTCATTTTGGCGATTATCTTTTTTGTAATCGTCGCAGCGTTTATGCATACCCGCAAGTGTAAGCGTAAAGAAGGACCTAAATGCTAG
- a CDS encoding heavy metal translocating P-type ATPase, which translates to MEPITHRHSTFEDAANCEVCSARARQQRNSLFLNADAIMLYVAIVLFICELFFENLFHEHNLQSWEFAFVLVAYLLAGGTVLTNALKTVLRGDFFDENVLMVIATAGALAIHAYSEAIGIMIFFKIGELMQSLAVARSRHSITALLASKPEMARVHTSSGVVERVPEEVVIGEKVTVRPGEKIPLDGVVLEGNSQINTAAITGESVPISAHKGDEVMAGQICIDGAITLRVTRLFKESSIAKIMDLVENATARKAKTEKFITTFAKYYTPYVVLIALAVAFIPSLVMGGDLTKWVYRALVLLVISCPCALVISIPLGYFGGIGRASSSGILIKGSNFIDALADVTAVAFDKTGTLTHGIFVVNHIDPVNGFTKEQLIESAAAAEFNSTHPIARSILEYYKAHDGKLDETGLEEAKTISGRGTSAHYFGKYILAGNASLLTQQRINFSQSRLEGTIVYVAVDRVFAGAISIGDALRDDSVEAIRQLNEQGIETTMLTGDNEKAASAFAEELNLDTFHAGLLPEEKVAFFEELQAKQDRKGRIAFVGDGINDAPVIARADVGIAMGGLGSDAAIETADVVLMTDAPSKVPQAIAIARQTRTIVWQNIVFAFVVKGIFITLGIFGIATMWEAVFADVGTSLLALANSTRIFTFKR; encoded by the coding sequence ATGGAACCCATCACGCATCGCCACTCTACATTTGAAGACGCAGCAAACTGCGAGGTCTGCTCTGCACGCGCACGCCAACAACGCAACAGCTTGTTTCTTAATGCTGATGCAATCATGCTCTATGTCGCAATTGTGCTTTTTATATGTGAGTTGTTTTTCGAAAATCTCTTCCATGAACACAACTTGCAATCGTGGGAGTTTGCCTTTGTCCTCGTTGCGTACCTGCTTGCGGGCGGCACAGTCCTGACCAATGCGCTCAAAACGGTTCTGCGTGGTGACTTTTTTGATGAAAATGTCCTTATGGTCATTGCCACTGCGGGTGCTCTTGCTATCCATGCGTATTCTGAAGCCATCGGCATTATGATTTTCTTTAAGATAGGCGAATTGATGCAGTCGTTAGCGGTTGCCCGATCACGCCATTCAATAACAGCGCTGTTGGCATCAAAACCGGAAATGGCAAGGGTTCACACAAGCTCAGGAGTGGTTGAACGAGTACCGGAAGAGGTCGTAATTGGAGAAAAAGTAACAGTACGTCCCGGGGAAAAAATCCCTCTGGATGGTGTTGTGCTGGAAGGTAACTCACAAATAAACACAGCTGCGATCACTGGCGAATCTGTGCCGATTTCTGCGCATAAAGGTGATGAGGTGATGGCAGGGCAAATCTGCATAGACGGCGCAATTACACTTCGTGTTACCCGCCTGTTCAAAGAATCATCCATCGCCAAAATCATGGATCTGGTCGAAAACGCAACAGCGCGTAAGGCGAAAACAGAAAAGTTCATTACGACATTTGCTAAATACTATACCCCGTATGTGGTGCTGATCGCCTTGGCTGTAGCATTCATCCCGTCACTTGTTATGGGGGGAGATTTGACCAAGTGGGTCTACAGAGCCCTTGTCCTGCTGGTTATCTCTTGCCCGTGTGCGTTGGTAATCAGTATCCCGTTAGGCTATTTTGGAGGCATAGGACGCGCTTCAAGCTCAGGAATCCTAATTAAGGGATCTAACTTCATCGATGCTCTTGCAGACGTTACAGCCGTTGCATTCGACAAAACAGGGACACTCACCCACGGCATATTTGTTGTTAACCATATCGATCCGGTAAACGGATTTACAAAAGAACAACTTATTGAAAGCGCAGCGGCAGCTGAGTTCAACTCCACCCACCCCATAGCGCGCTCAATTCTCGAATACTACAAAGCGCACGATGGAAAACTGGATGAAACCGGACTGGAAGAAGCCAAAACTATTTCCGGCAGAGGTACCAGCGCTCATTATTTCGGGAAATATATTCTGGCAGGAAACGCCTCACTACTTACACAGCAGCGCATTAACTTCTCACAATCACGGCTGGAAGGAACAATCGTTTATGTTGCGGTTGATCGTGTTTTCGCCGGTGCTATCAGCATAGGTGACGCCTTGCGTGATGATTCGGTTGAAGCCATCCGTCAACTTAATGAGCAAGGTATAGAAACAACCATGCTCACGGGTGACAATGAAAAAGCTGCCAGCGCCTTTGCAGAAGAACTCAATCTGGACACATTCCACGCAGGATTGTTGCCGGAAGAAAAAGTAGCGTTCTTTGAAGAACTACAAGCAAAGCAAGATAGAAAAGGCCGCATCGCGTTTGTAGGCGACGGCATTAATGATGCGCCAGTTATCGCTCGCGCAGATGTGGGAATTGCAATGGGTGGATTAGGAAGCGATGCCGCCATTGAAACCGCGGATGTAGTGCTTATGACAGATGCACCGTCCAAAGTGCCGCAAGCCATAGCCATCGCACGGCAAACCCGAACAATCGTCTGGCAGAATATTGTTTTCGCCTTTGTCGTTAAAGGTATTTTCATAACCCTCGGCATATTCGGCATCGCAACCATGTGGGAAGCCGTTTTCGCAGATGTAGGTACATCCTTGCTCGCACTTGCAAACTCAACTCGTATTTTTACGTTCAAACGATGA
- the flgM gene encoding flagellar biosynthesis anti-sigma factor FlgM, which yields MKVYDYNAKLDYGSTLNKGKRADQAGREKVGREQTSVDVEPQGDRVSFSDEGRLRTEAYKEAMNAPEVRKDKVAEIKAQIASGEYEIDSKKIAEGLLRDDLDLFI from the coding sequence ATGAAAGTATATGATTACAACGCAAAGCTGGATTACGGTTCGACGCTGAACAAAGGGAAGCGTGCCGATCAGGCTGGACGTGAAAAGGTTGGTCGCGAGCAAACTTCTGTAGATGTTGAACCCCAAGGCGATAGGGTCAGTTTCTCCGATGAAGGACGCTTGCGCACTGAAGCGTATAAAGAAGCGATGAACGCACCGGAAGTTCGTAAAGACAAAGTAGCTGAGATTAAAGCTCAGATTGCTTCCGGAGAATATGAGATCGACAGCAAAAAGATTGCCGAAGGGCTTCTTCGCGACGATCTCGATCTCTTCATCTAA
- a CDS encoding DVU0524 family FlgM-associated protein, translating into MTMKSFYVQNMLRKYKKQITSAQHIARAADSARNLHLNYQDDDAQLSDMDQRVVDSRRQGLVERVAREVYENLLFSGSTNPIVEEIKAQLEVDIGFAVLFRNPFPNLSLQIYKETDLGPIKVTRDEKEDIMNKLWAISLDKVNATML; encoded by the coding sequence ATGACAATGAAATCATTTTATGTACAAAATATGCTTCGTAAATATAAGAAGCAAATTACATCTGCCCAGCATATTGCCCGGGCGGCTGATTCGGCACGTAATCTGCATCTCAATTATCAGGACGATGACGCTCAATTATCTGACATGGACCAGCGCGTTGTGGATTCACGGCGGCAGGGACTTGTGGAGCGAGTTGCCAGAGAAGTCTACGAAAACTTACTTTTCTCCGGCAGCACTAACCCAATAGTGGAAGAAATAAAGGCGCAACTTGAAGTTGATATAGGGTTTGCCGTGCTTTTTCGAAATCCTTTTCCAAATCTTTCTCTACAAATATATAAAGAAACTGATTTGGGGCCGATAAAGGTTACAAGGGATGAAAAAGAAGACATTATGAACAAGCTCTGGGCAATCTCTTTAGACAAAGTCAATGCGACCATGTTATAA
- a CDS encoding nucleoside triphosphate pyrophosphatase, whose protein sequence is MNNPVYSTMKPIVLASGSPRRSQFLSELGIAFTVETHAGDEPLPEAGEVPAAFACRCALAKTMSVRGVSNQSGTACFIGADTIVVLGDEIMGKPANDAHALDMLSRLSGNTHKVITATALVYPDGTTDTYAVETAVTMKQYAEDALKAYIRTGEPADKAGAYAIQGIGSFLVELICGSWSNVVGLPVTELLEKLHTAGVVTPSV, encoded by the coding sequence ATGAATAACCCCGTTTACTCTACAATGAAGCCAATTGTTCTAGCTTCCGGATCTCCGCGTCGCAGCCAGTTTCTTTCCGAACTCGGCATAGCCTTCACAGTTGAAACTCACGCCGGAGACGAACCACTGCCAGAGGCAGGAGAAGTACCGGCTGCCTTTGCCTGTCGTTGTGCCCTTGCCAAAACAATGTCTGTACGTGGAGTCTCTAATCAGAGCGGCACTGCCTGCTTTATCGGCGCAGATACCATTGTAGTGCTCGGTGACGAAATTATGGGAAAACCTGCCAATGATGCCCACGCGCTGGACATGCTAAGCAGACTTTCCGGCAATACCCACAAAGTAATCACTGCAACTGCCCTTGTATACCCTGACGGCACTACAGACACCTATGCCGTTGAAACTGCAGTGACTATGAAGCAGTATGCAGAAGATGCGTTAAAAGCATATATCCGCACCGGAGAACCGGCAGACAAAGCAGGAGCCTATGCGATTCAAGGAATTGGGTCGTTTCTTGTGGAATTGATCTGCGGCTCGTGGTCTAATGTTGTAGGGCTGCCAGTAACCGAGTTGCTGGAAAAATTACACACTGCCGGAGTCGTCACTCCATCAGTATAA
- a CDS encoding phosphatidylglycerophosphatase A, giving the protein MNTELSLCDKIAVHASRLGPSGLSPYAPGTVGSAVAILLAPIFFMPLPMWMRIVVIVALFCWGSLQITRAEEILGSKDPGEIVLDELVGQWITILPFAALSFWWMVIAFVLFRIFDIAKPFPVKDSETWFEGGWGVMIDDVLAGLYAMVCLGVLRFLFA; this is encoded by the coding sequence ATGAACACAGAACTTTCATTATGCGACAAAATTGCAGTTCACGCTTCACGTCTAGGACCTTCCGGTCTTTCGCCGTATGCTCCGGGCACAGTAGGCTCTGCTGTCGCCATCCTACTTGCGCCAATCTTTTTTATGCCGCTTCCAATGTGGATGCGTATTGTTGTTATTGTCGCCCTTTTTTGCTGGGGAAGCTTACAAATCACACGGGCAGAAGAAATTTTAGGCAGTAAAGATCCGGGAGAAATTGTTCTGGATGAACTGGTGGGCCAGTGGATAACAATCCTGCCGTTCGCAGCATTATCATTCTGGTGGATGGTGATCGCATTCGTCTTGTTCCGGATTTTTGACATTGCAAAACCCTTCCCTGTTAAGGATTCCGAAACATGGTTTGAAGGCGGCTGGGGCGTTATGATTGATGATGTTCTGGCAGGACTCTACGCAATGGTATGCCTTGGTGTACTGAGATTTTTATTTGCATAA
- a CDS encoding universal stress protein: MMQQATLMKSSVWSQNRTQPSVLIGVGNDHTKQYGIRFVRDFFCQDELAKFTLFHLQNAKTLQLPGTDERSASAKETVAEEFLARTGEQLSCLVTAQASLKQVGISSNRLALLSRLQTHSKAWDLMDEAANGNHDALVLGKRGKSWFESMINGSTDITKEVIEQSCARPIWLAPSSIHGRRNVLLCVDGSRSSRNITEHVAQVVASNPMHTITVLHVAPGKKYTTASPSVAFLNKQSRNQRKAQCFISKTSHQVVADAVALLVANGVEESVIRTQLMHSNDPASVIMETSDQGNFAVVAMGRSGTGNSFMRHMLMGSSVAHVWKKLDNACLWLSC, from the coding sequence ATGATGCAGCAAGCAACACTGATGAAATCATCTGTTTGGTCCCAAAATAGAACACAACCTAGCGTGCTCATTGGGGTCGGAAACGACCATACCAAACAATACGGCATTCGTTTTGTACGTGATTTTTTCTGCCAGGATGAACTAGCAAAATTTACACTTTTTCATCTGCAAAACGCTAAAACACTTCAGTTACCCGGCACGGATGAACGGTCTGCCAGCGCCAAAGAGACCGTTGCTGAAGAGTTCTTAGCACGAACAGGTGAACAGCTGTCATGCTTGGTCACTGCTCAGGCTAGCCTGAAACAGGTAGGGATTTCAAGCAACCGCTTAGCACTTCTTTCTAGACTGCAGACCCATTCTAAGGCTTGGGATCTGATGGATGAAGCAGCTAACGGTAACCATGACGCTCTCGTTCTAGGCAAACGTGGTAAGTCATGGTTTGAGAGCATGATTAACGGCTCCACCGATATTACAAAAGAAGTTATCGAGCAGTCCTGTGCAAGACCGATTTGGCTTGCCCCTTCATCGATTCATGGCCGCAGGAATGTGCTGTTGTGTGTGGACGGTTCTCGTTCCTCCAGAAACATCACTGAACATGTAGCGCAGGTGGTTGCGAGCAACCCAATGCACACAATTACTGTACTACATGTGGCTCCCGGTAAAAAATATACTACCGCTTCTCCGAGTGTTGCGTTTCTGAATAAACAGTCTCGCAATCAGCGCAAAGCGCAGTGTTTCATTTCAAAAACCAGCCACCAGGTTGTAGCCGATGCAGTTGCCCTGCTCGTTGCAAACGGTGTGGAAGAAAGTGTCATCAGAACCCAGTTGATGCATTCTAACGACCCAGCTTCTGTGATCATGGAAACCTCCGATCAAGGTAACTTTGCAGTAGTAGCTATGGGACGTTCCGGTACAGGAAACAGTTTTATGCGCCACATGCTTATGGGCTCTTCTGTAGCTCACGTGTGGAAAAAGCTTGATAACGCTTGCTTGTGGTTATCGTGTTAG
- a CDS encoding putative quinol monooxygenase: protein MQKPLTILAQIEANPESVDLMKAELIKLIEPTRKENGCLQYTLHQDNEKPEFFVFYETWENRELWQVHMKNENLAAFMKNTEGAIKTFTLNEMTQVD from the coding sequence ATGCAAAAGCCGTTGACCATTCTTGCTCAGATTGAAGCAAATCCAGAAAGTGTTGATTTGATGAAAGCAGAATTAATAAAGCTTATTGAGCCCACCCGTAAAGAAAATGGGTGCTTGCAATATACTTTGCATCAGGACAATGAAAAACCTGAGTTCTTTGTTTTTTATGAAACTTGGGAGAATCGGGAGTTGTGGCAGGTTCACATGAAGAATGAAAATCTTGCTGCATTCATGAAGAATACAGAGGGTGCAATAAAGACGTTTACCCTTAATGAAATGACGCAAGTAGATTAG
- a CDS encoding nitroreductase family protein, giving the protein MNEVMTAMYERRTIRKYTDQEVSEETLRELFKIIESTQSWANSQCWEVVEVRDPELRKALQSTVPTKNPAYTAIVNAPVLLAMCARRGQSGTLGTSEMATKHGDWYMYDLGLATQNLCLAAHSLGLGTVVVGWFDPDKAEGIVNAPEGVEVVSLIPLGYRNQKGVAPKHKLVESFVHVDTF; this is encoded by the coding sequence ATGAACGAAGTAATGACAGCAATGTATGAGAGAAGAACTATCCGCAAATATACAGATCAGGAAGTTTCAGAAGAGACTCTTAGGGAGCTTTTCAAAATTATTGAGAGCACACAGTCATGGGCGAACTCCCAATGCTGGGAAGTCGTAGAAGTGCGAGATCCAGAACTGCGTAAGGCGTTGCAGAGCACTGTTCCTACTAAAAACCCTGCGTATACAGCCATTGTAAATGCACCAGTTCTTCTGGCTATGTGCGCTCGAAGAGGGCAGTCCGGAACACTTGGAACTTCTGAAATGGCTACCAAACATGGTGACTGGTACATGTATGATCTCGGTCTTGCCACTCAGAACTTGTGCCTTGCAGCTCATTCTCTTGGACTTGGTACTGTTGTCGTTGGCTGGTTTGATCCTGACAAGGCGGAAGGGATTGTGAACGCTCCGGAAGGTGTGGAAGTAGTGTCTTTAATCCCGCTTGGATATCGCAATCAGAAGGGTGTAGCTCCTAAGCACAAACTCGTAGAAAGTTTTGTGCACGTAGATACATTTTAA
- a CDS encoding LysR family transcriptional regulator: MNSTILEIDLLQCFLAVVQTGGFTKAGDKIGLTQSGVSIKIKRLEGRLDTKLFTRTSKSLALTPEGELLKGYAQRIINLHNEALQRFVTPMASGTLRIGIEDYFVPSLLSPLLSQFRQHHPNIHLEVTMGNGITLIPLYKEGALDLVVTGDCSTTLTKQTLLKAPLVWIFGQDYELPDTPCIPLAVFSAPCCFRTQSTEALNRAGKEWVVKFTGNSVVSIQAAVEAGLGISALPVWALTEKLRKAPASYNLPDLPQHKLVLFADDNDINPAKSLFIDFIKVEMAKLLM, from the coding sequence ATGAACTCAACCATACTAGAAATTGATCTGCTTCAATGTTTCCTCGCTGTCGTCCAAACAGGAGGATTCACAAAAGCTGGTGACAAAATAGGTCTTACCCAATCTGGCGTAAGCATTAAAATTAAGCGACTTGAGGGACGGCTTGATACAAAATTATTCACTCGTACAAGCAAAAGCCTTGCCCTCACACCTGAAGGGGAACTGTTAAAGGGGTATGCACAACGCATCATCAACCTGCATAACGAAGCGCTGCAACGTTTTGTCACCCCAATGGCATCCGGAACACTGCGAATTGGTATCGAAGATTACTTCGTTCCCAGCTTGCTTTCCCCCCTTCTCAGCCAATTCCGCCAACATCATCCCAATATTCATCTCGAAGTGACTATGGGAAATGGAATAACCCTTATTCCGCTATATAAAGAAGGCGCGCTTGATCTTGTAGTTACTGGAGACTGTAGCACGACCCTCACAAAGCAAACCTTACTGAAAGCCCCGCTTGTCTGGATTTTTGGTCAAGATTACGAGCTACCAGACACGCCCTGCATCCCCTTAGCCGTTTTTTCTGCACCCTGCTGCTTTAGAACCCAAAGCACAGAAGCGTTAAACCGAGCAGGCAAAGAGTGGGTCGTAAAATTTACCGGAAACTCTGTTGTAAGCATACAGGCTGCTGTCGAAGCTGGTTTAGGAATTTCTGCTTTGCCAGTATGGGCGCTAACGGAAAAATTACGGAAAGCTCCTGCATCGTACAACTTACCGGATCTTCCCCAACACAAACTTGTACTTTTTGCTGATGATAACGATATAAATCCCGCAAAAAGCCTGTTTATTGATTTCATTAAAGTTGAAATGGCAAAACTGCTTATGTAG
- a CDS encoding RNA-binding protein — protein sequence MNKNIYVGNLSWECSDQDLRTLFADFGEVSSARVIEDRETGRSRGFGFVEMEAAGAAQAIESLNGSEFQGRNLKVNEAQPRESRPRY from the coding sequence TTGAATAAGAATATTTATGTTGGTAACTTGTCTTGGGAATGTAGCGATCAGGATCTCCGTACTCTTTTTGCTGACTTCGGTGAAGTTTCTTCTGCTCGCGTAATCGAAGATCGTGAAACCGGTCGTTCCCGTGGCTTCGGCTTTGTTGAAATGGAAGCTGCTGGTGCTGCACAGGCTATTGAATCCCTCAATGGTTCTGAGTTCCAGGGTCGTAACCTCAAGGTTAACGAAGCTCAGCCTCGCGAATCTCGTCCTCGTTACTAA